One window from the genome of Dermacentor silvarum isolate Dsil-2018 chromosome 5, BIME_Dsil_1.4, whole genome shotgun sequence encodes:
- the LOC119454173 gene encoding E3 SUMO-protein ligase ZBED1-like: MPSDRKRSAVWALFTEDEKTKSAKCDKCGKQYSKPATETLRYHLLHAHFIKVPKGPPTRKGDHDDDVDDPPSAQGANQPVLAEESAAGSAATTGSATRKPANAATSPRGSVPSSFVGPMEKCLSSASVFARGGVREKHATDALVYMITHDDLPLSTTEKDGFKMFVKALQPLYKPPTEPTVTKSLDAKYEDLRAHYGRRIQAADHLNLTADLWTHESTMRSYLGLTVHFREGKYFQENLKNEKPFSFVMTRNHIFCAYPNKQCFTVLGTELVNVETGVKHMPERKTSLNIRVAMRELCDEWNIDQKKVRAVITDGGQNIKAAVREEFGADKHISCVAHLLNQVGQAAIGLAMSKAPSELEAREVLVVPENEEDAEAVLEDVPDADAPDDDGSPLVDLRPLLMKVKRIVRFFRTSDVASRLLVEMQLQDGKQEHDALKLIQEVRTRWNSCYYMLERFLKLSEPVSRVLLQLQRERGATRRKPPNLISGDQLDVLSEVKDLLKPLEEATLMVSKGRSVTLSDVIPMVYGLKQGIHSFQPSHPVTLNLQQKLLSEVNTRFSGIEYLRPYAAATILDPRYKKYVFEHPQAVAMIVRYLSGKVAEKVGAAGRALEEDLARPNTSPPSYGIWTAVDQALRRNCTGTMDQESESQMPSQLKAYCNNPVVDRRANPRPLETWHSMRVGLEHVFEVAMEFLSIPATSVASERLFSHAGCVASQRRCRLSPKHLSQLTFLRSVEKSMWFNNINH; encoded by the exons ATGCCATCTGATCGGAAGAGAAGTGCGGTGTGGGCATTGTTCACTGAAGATGAGAAGACGAAGAGCGCTAAGTGTGATAAATGTGGCAAACAATATTCTAAGCCGGCGACGGAAACCCTGCGATACCACCTGCTGCACGCCCACTTCATTAAAGTGCCAAAGGGGCCTCCTACAAGGAAAGGCGACCATGACGACGATGTCGACGATCCTCCTTCTGCTCAAGGCGCCAATCAGCCTGTTCTG GCTGAAGAAAGTGCTGCTGGCTCGGCGGCAACAACTGGGTCTGCAACTAGAAAACCCGCTAATGCCGCTACAAGCCCTCGAGGTTCTGTTCCTTCCTCGTTTGTGGGACCCATGGAAAAGTGCCTCTCCAGTGCTAGTGTGTTTGCAA GAGGAGGAGTCCGTGAAAAGCATGCTACTGATGCTCTCGTATACATGATCACGCACGACGACTTGCCTCTGAGCACAACCGAGAAGGATGGCTTCAAGATGTTCGTGAAGGCATTGCAGCCACTCTACAAGCCTCCCACTGAGCCTACTGTCACAAAGAGCCTCGACGCTAAGTACGAGGACCTCAGGGCACATTATGGGCGGAGAATTCAAGCAGCTGATCATCTGAACCTCACGGCTGACCTTTGGACGCATGAGAGCACAATGCGGTCGTACCTAGGCCTCACGGTGCATTTTAGAGAAGGTAAATATTTTCAGGAAAATTTGAAAAATGAGAAACCCTTTTCCTTTGTCATGACGCGTAACCATATTTTCTGTGCGTACCCTAATAAACAATGTTTTACTGTTTTAGGTACCGAACTAGTGAATGTCGAAACTGGCGTTAAGCACAtgccagaaagaaaaacaagtttGAATATTCGCGTAGCAATGCGCGAATTATGCGACGAGTGGAATATTGACCAGAAGAAAGTCCGGGCTGTCATCACAGATGGTGGGCAAAACATTAAGGCAGCTGTCCGCGAAGAATTTGGTGCCGATAAGCACATTTCCTGTGTAGCCCATCTCTTAAACCAAGTAGGTCAAGCTGCCATTGGTCTAGCAATGTCCAAAGCCCCTTCGGAACTTGAAGCACGTGAGGTTCTGGTGGTCCCGGAGAATGAAGAAGATGCTGAGGCTGTGCTGGAGGACGTCCCTGATGCAGATGCACCCGACGATGACGGTTCACCACTCGTCGACCTTCGGCCACTGCTAATGAAGGTGAAGAGGATCGTTCGCTTCTTTCGCACCAGCGATGTTGCATCAAGGCTATTGGTGGAAATGCAGCTCCAGGATGGCAAGCAGGAGCATGATGCATTAAAATTAATCCAGGAAGTCAGGACCCGGTGGAATTCTTGCTATTACATGTTGGAGCGCTTCTTGAAGTTGTCCGAGCCTGTCAGCCGGGTCCTCTTACAGCTGCAGAGGGAGAGAGGAGCCACTCGGAGAAAGCCGCCCAATCTAATCTCTGGTGACCAGCTTGACGTCCTTAGCGAAGTAAAGGACCTACTAAAGCCATTGGAGGAAGCCACGCTTATGGTTTCGAAGGGTCGTTCCGTGACACTCAGCGATGTAATCCCCATGGTGTACGGCCTAAAGCAG GGTATCCACAGCTTTCAGCCTAGTCACCCCGTCACTCTCAATCTGCAGCAAAAGCTGCTCTCAGAAGTGAACACACGATTTAGTGGCATCGAGTACCTGCGCCCGTACGCGGCCGCGACAATTTTGGACCCACGGTACAAGAAGTATGTTTTCGAACATCCTCAGGCGGTGGCAATGATCGTCCGGTACCTAA GTGGAAAAGTTGCTGAAAAGGTTGGTGCTGCCGGCCGCGCTCTAGAAGAGGATCTTGCTAGGCCGAATACGTCGCCTCCTTCTTATGGCATCTGGACCGCCGTTGACCAGGCACTTCGCCGTAACTGCACTGGTACAATGGATCAAGAGTCGGAAAGCCAAATGCCTTCACAATTGAAGGCATACTGTAACAACCCCgtcgttgatcgtcgtgccaATCCCAGGCCGCTggagacgtggcacagcatgcgtgTGGGTTTGGAGCACGTATTCGAAGTAGCGATGGAGTTTTTGTCGATCCCAGCAACATCTGTAGCGTCAGAGCGGCTGTTCTCAcacgctggttgtgtggccagTCAAAGAAGGTGCCGGTTGTCACCCAAACACCTGAGCCagttgacattccttcgctctgtggAAAAGAGCATGTGGTTCAATAACATTAACCATTAA